From a region of the Candidatus Brocadia sp. genome:
- a CDS encoding biopolymer transporter ExbD, giving the protein MKIPLPATRRRARIEIIPLIDVIFFLLATFVVVSLSMVKNQGISVNLPSAVTGNPQEREAAVTITVTKSGDVYLNQEKLAPGLLSGRLKQLKTENPDTRVFINGDREAYFGAAIQILDEVRSSGITKVAIQTKLGEPLQK; this is encoded by the coding sequence ATGAAGATACCACTACCAGCAACCAGGCGGAGGGCAAGGATAGAGATTATTCCGCTTATTGATGTCATATTTTTTCTTTTGGCTACCTTTGTAGTGGTTTCTCTTTCGATGGTCAAGAATCAGGGCATCAGCGTGAATTTGCCTTCCGCCGTTACCGGCAACCCTCAAGAGCGTGAGGCGGCGGTAACCATCACCGTCACAAAGTCGGGAGATGTATACCTGAATCAGGAAAAACTGGCTCCAGGCCTTTTATCCGGGCGCTTGAAACAATTAAAGACAGAAAATCCTGACACAAGAGTCTTTATTAATGGGGACAGGGAAGCCTATTTTGGCGCTGCTATTCAAATACTTGACGAGGTAAGGTCTTCAGGAATCACGAAAGTTGCCATTCAGACAAAGCTGGGAGAACCTTTGCAAAAATGA
- a CDS encoding TonB-dependent receptor: MDSSSDAILLPEVLVSGRADSLLGIAGTASQGTRGKDELEWRTFSRPGEVLETVPGVIVTQHSGAGKANQFFLRGFNLDHGTDFATSVNGVPVNLPTHGHGQGYTDLNFIIPELIERVDFRKGVYFADLGDFSSTGAADIHYVDFLPQSIAQVEGGSLGYARGLYAGSHLAGRGNLLYAVELFHNDGPWTEPDDYKRINGVLRYSQGTPEWGYSITSMSYAGDWNATDQIARRALDVVPGFGRFDSLGSNDGGDSQRHSLSAEWHRADADSSTKALLYGFYYDLDLFSNFTYFLDSPQGDQFEQIDRRWVGGTKVSHTWYSEVFNRDMENTVGLQIRSDSITNGLFQTVERRRTDKVDYDGKTISDTTRKDDVWETSLSPYVENKIQWADKFRTVFGLRMDYYHFDVNSDLSANSGTRDDAIVSPKGSLVFGPWAKTEYYLSGGFGFHSNSGNGVTQQVDPKTGDAVESADPLVRTKGAEIGVRTTIVKGLQSTLALWLLDMDSELVFSGDAGSTEASAPTRRYGVEWTNYYTPAQWLSLDADFSFSHAEFSETVEGEGVQGRHIPGAIDSVISTGIAFHQPGERGLFSELRLRFFGPRPLTEDNSIRSGSTRLLSAKAGYNFNKNWTLSVEGFNLLNNEDHEIDYYYPSRLKDEGASHNDIHFKPVEPIAVRAALAFRF, translated from the coding sequence ATGGATTCCTCTAGCGATGCGATTCTTTTGCCGGAAGTGTTGGTCAGCGGACGTGCGGACAGTTTGCTTGGCATTGCAGGCACGGCGTCTCAGGGCACCAGAGGGAAGGACGAGTTGGAATGGCGCACCTTCTCGCGTCCCGGTGAAGTGCTGGAGACGGTTCCCGGCGTTATCGTCACCCAGCACAGTGGCGCCGGTAAGGCGAATCAGTTTTTTCTGCGTGGCTTTAATCTTGATCATGGAACAGACTTCGCCACATCGGTCAACGGCGTTCCGGTAAATCTGCCCACGCATGGGCATGGCCAGGGTTATACAGATTTGAATTTTATCATTCCTGAACTAATTGAGCGCGTGGATTTCCGGAAAGGGGTCTATTTTGCCGACCTCGGCGATTTTTCCTCCACAGGCGCCGCAGACATCCACTATGTTGATTTCCTTCCACAAAGCATAGCACAGGTGGAGGGCGGCAGCTTGGGTTATGCGCGGGGATTGTATGCCGGATCACATCTTGCCGGAAGAGGAAATCTCCTTTATGCCGTTGAATTATTCCATAATGACGGCCCCTGGACCGAGCCGGATGATTACAAGAGGATAAATGGCGTGCTGAGGTACAGTCAGGGCACGCCAGAGTGGGGCTATAGCATAACATCCATGTCGTATGCAGGGGACTGGAACGCGACCGACCAAATTGCCCGGCGCGCCCTGGATGTGGTTCCAGGCTTTGGCCGTTTCGATTCACTGGGTTCAAACGATGGCGGAGACTCTCAACGTCACAGTCTTTCCGCTGAGTGGCATCGTGCCGATGCAGACTCCTCCACAAAGGCGCTGCTGTATGGATTTTACTACGATCTCGATTTGTTTTCCAATTTTACCTATTTTCTTGACAGTCCCCAGGGTGATCAGTTTGAGCAAATTGACAGGCGGTGGGTCGGTGGCACAAAAGTCAGCCATACCTGGTATAGCGAGGTGTTTAACCGTGATATGGAAAACACCGTTGGCCTGCAAATACGCAGTGATTCGATTACCAATGGCTTGTTTCAAACTGTAGAACGAAGACGTACGGATAAAGTAGATTATGACGGTAAGACGATTTCAGACACAACGCGTAAGGATGATGTGTGGGAAACGAGTCTCTCTCCCTATGTCGAGAACAAGATTCAATGGGCTGACAAATTCCGCACGGTTTTCGGATTACGGATGGATTATTACCACTTCGATGTGAATAGTGATTTATCCGCCAACTCTGGCACGCGAGATGACGCGATCGTTAGCCCCAAAGGGTCGCTTGTCTTCGGCCCCTGGGCCAAAACGGAGTATTATTTGAGCGGAGGCTTCGGTTTCCACAGCAATTCCGGGAACGGCGTGACGCAACAGGTTGATCCAAAAACGGGAGACGCTGTGGAATCCGCAGATCCTTTAGTGCGCACAAAAGGGGCGGAAATTGGTGTGCGCACGACGATTGTTAAGGGATTGCAAAGCACGCTGGCGTTATGGTTGCTGGATATGGATTCTGAGCTCGTTTTTTCCGGAGACGCTGGCAGCACTGAAGCCAGCGCCCCGACGAGACGTTATGGCGTCGAGTGGACAAATTACTATACGCCCGCCCAATGGCTCTCTCTGGACGCTGATTTCTCATTTTCGCACGCTGAGTTTAGCGAAACTGTTGAGGGTGAAGGAGTGCAGGGCAGACACATCCCCGGCGCAATTGACAGCGTTATATCCACAGGAATTGCATTCCATCAGCCAGGTGAGCGTGGCCTCTTCAGTGAACTACGGTTGCGGTTTTTTGGCCCTCGCCCTCTTACGGAAGACAATAGTATTCGCTCCGGATCCACCAGGCTGCTGAGTGCAAAAGCGGGCTACAATTTCAACAAAAACTGGACTCTCAGTGTCGAGGGTTTCAATCTCCTCAACAACGAGGACCACGAGATTGATTATTATTATCCATCGCGCTTGAAAGATGAGGGCGCTTCGCATAATGACATTCATTTTAAACCGGTCGAACCCATTGCGGTGCGTGCTGCATTGGCTTTCCGGTTCTAA
- a CDS encoding Eco57I restriction-modification methylase domain-containing protein, with translation MASLFEREREHVRILDAGAGLGTLFAACVETLLSRNYRPLSIHVVAYENDQKILQYLKETMEWCKLICQRAGIPFQGEIRVEDFIAAVIAQAEGRLFAVHRERFTHVILNPPYKKIVGESTTRQLLDAAGFGVSNLYAAFVWLSAKLLETGGELVAITPRSFCNGPYFRRFRINLLNMMSLHRIHVFGSRNKAFRDDDVLQENVIYHMIRGERKPERLIVSSSEGTDFDKSRSRSVPYDHVILSGDRDAFIHLVLNDTDDRLMEKMEAFATSLVILGVDVSTGRVVDFRAQEYLRYLPEEGTSPLIYPCHFVSGFVSWPAESGKKPNAIAVSPQTMDLVLPAGYYVLTKRFSTKEEPRRVVAAIYDPNRVEAALVGFENHLNYFHAKGKGLSANLAKGLALYLNSSLFDQYFRLFSGHTQVNATDLRKMRYPSHEQLLRLGAHIKHQMPDQAMVDEILETECGING, from the coding sequence ATGGCATCATTGTTTGAGCGTGAAAGAGAACACGTGCGAATTCTGGATGCAGGTGCAGGATTGGGGACTCTGTTTGCGGCGTGTGTAGAGACACTGCTTTCTAGGAATTATCGTCCGCTTTCGATTCATGTGGTTGCATACGAGAACGATCAGAAGATATTGCAGTACTTGAAAGAAACCATGGAATGGTGCAAGTTGATCTGCCAGAGAGCCGGTATTCCCTTTCAGGGGGAAATACGGGTGGAGGACTTTATTGCGGCGGTCATAGCGCAGGCAGAAGGACGCCTGTTTGCTGTCCATAGGGAGCGTTTCACTCATGTAATACTCAATCCACCTTACAAGAAGATCGTCGGGGAATCGACAACACGCCAATTGCTAGACGCTGCAGGGTTTGGGGTGTCAAATCTTTATGCTGCGTTTGTATGGCTATCCGCTAAGTTGCTTGAGACTGGAGGCGAATTGGTAGCGATTACGCCCCGAAGTTTCTGTAATGGGCCGTACTTCCGCCGGTTTAGAATTAATCTGCTGAATATGATGAGCTTACATCGTATTCATGTGTTTGGGTCACGCAATAAGGCATTCAGGGACGACGATGTGCTTCAGGAAAATGTGATCTATCATATGATTCGGGGTGAACGAAAACCGGAGCGATTAATAGTCTCGTCGTCCGAAGGTACGGACTTTGACAAATCAAGGAGTCGCTCTGTTCCATACGATCACGTTATTTTATCAGGCGATCGCGATGCTTTCATTCATCTTGTATTGAACGATACCGACGACCGCCTGATGGAGAAGATGGAGGCATTTGCGACTTCGCTCGTCATACTTGGGGTGGATGTCTCAACAGGGAGAGTTGTGGACTTTCGCGCTCAGGAATATCTCCGCTATTTACCGGAAGAGGGGACATCTCCGCTTATATATCCTTGCCACTTTGTGTCTGGCTTTGTAAGTTGGCCCGCTGAATCAGGAAAAAAGCCAAATGCTATTGCAGTTTCGCCACAGACAATGGATTTAGTGTTACCGGCAGGATACTATGTTCTCACAAAGCGTTTCTCGACAAAGGAGGAGCCACGCCGTGTCGTAGCTGCGATATACGACCCCAACAGGGTTGAAGCTGCGCTTGTCGGTTTTGAGAACCATCTTAATTATTTTCATGCGAAAGGTAAAGGCTTATCGGCAAATTTAGCGAAAGGGCTGGCTTTATATCTAAATTCTTCGCTCTTCGATCAGTACTTTCGCCTTTTCAGTGGACATACACAGGTCAACGCCACTGACCTGAGAAAGATGCGTTATCCTTCTCACGAGCAACTGCTGAGGCTCGGTGCTCACATAAAACATCAAATGCCAGATCAGGCAATGGTAGACGAGATATTGGAAACGGAATGCGGTATCAATGGCTAA
- a CDS encoding TolC family protein, with amino-acid sequence MEKFKNTVVFGCVVTCLLLAGCQTTKSTEDSPIKPIPESFASTKDSTNSAMIDWRQFFSDATLIGLIDTALKNNLDVLMTLQKIEIARADLKLRKGALLPEISGGGSVAQRRFGRYTMDGAGNRATEITPGQIVPDDLPDYFIGLQTTWEVDIWGKLRNKKKAAFARYLSSIEGKNIVLTNLIAEIAITYYELLSLDTELEIIKETIHLQENALSIVAIQKQAAAANELAVQQFEAQLLNSRALEVEFLQRITVCENRINYLLGRFPQPIMRKKSILPKEIPAQVKVGIPSDLLENRPDIKQAEFELMATKADVKSAKKAFYPSFNITGAMGFQAFNTSYLFRSPESIAYAVMGTLTAPIINRSAIQAQFKTAQAKQVEALYQYQKAIINGYIEVYNEMHNIKNLERAYNLITKKVTALTQSIEISSELFKTGRANYLEVLITQQNALQSKLELVSTKQQQFNASVNIYKALGGGWRQMKEKPTQG; translated from the coding sequence ATGGAAAAATTTAAAAATACCGTGGTTTTTGGATGTGTGGTTACCTGCTTACTTTTAGCTGGTTGTCAAACAACAAAGAGCACTGAAGATAGCCCCATAAAACCAATACCTGAATCATTTGCAAGTACGAAAGATTCAACAAATTCAGCAATGATTGACTGGCGGCAGTTTTTCTCTGATGCGACATTAATTGGTTTGATAGATACGGCCTTAAAAAATAACCTGGATGTGTTGATGACCTTGCAAAAAATCGAAATTGCACGGGCAGATCTGAAATTGCGCAAAGGCGCTTTGCTGCCGGAAATTTCCGGTGGTGGTTCTGTTGCACAAAGAAGATTCGGACGATACACGATGGATGGCGCCGGAAACAGAGCAACGGAGATTACTCCTGGGCAAATAGTGCCTGATGACCTTCCCGATTATTTTATCGGTTTGCAAACAACCTGGGAAGTGGATATCTGGGGCAAGCTTCGTAATAAGAAGAAGGCCGCATTTGCCCGTTATCTTAGCAGCATCGAAGGAAAAAACATCGTACTTACCAACTTAATTGCAGAAATAGCAATTACCTATTATGAATTATTAAGTTTAGATACTGAATTGGAAATTATCAAAGAAACCATCCATCTGCAGGAAAACGCACTTTCCATTGTTGCCATCCAAAAACAAGCTGCCGCAGCCAATGAGTTGGCTGTACAGCAGTTTGAGGCGCAATTGTTGAATTCAAGGGCACTGGAAGTTGAATTCCTCCAAAGAATTACCGTGTGTGAAAACAGAATAAACTATTTATTGGGCAGATTTCCACAACCGATCATGCGTAAAAAATCAATTCTTCCAAAGGAAATTCCTGCCCAGGTAAAGGTCGGCATTCCATCCGATTTGTTAGAAAACAGGCCTGATATAAAACAAGCTGAGTTTGAATTAATGGCCACAAAAGCAGACGTCAAATCAGCAAAGAAGGCATTTTATCCTTCCTTTAATATTACCGGGGCAATGGGTTTCCAGGCTTTCAATACCTCGTATCTATTCAGATCACCGGAATCCATTGCATACGCGGTAATGGGCACTTTAACCGCCCCAATAATTAACCGGAGTGCGATTCAGGCGCAATTTAAAACGGCGCAGGCTAAACAGGTAGAGGCATTGTACCAGTATCAAAAAGCAATTATTAATGGGTACATAGAAGTATATAATGAAATGCATAATATTAAGAATCTGGAGCGGGCATACAACCTTATCACTAAAAAAGTGACGGCTTTAACTCAATCGATAGAAATATCGTCGGAACTATTCAAGACCGGCAGAGCAAATTACTTAGAGGTATTGATAACACAACAAAACGCACTCCAGTCAAAATTAGAATTGGTAAGCACCAAACAACAGCAATTCAACGCCAGTGTAAACATTTACAAGGCGCTTGGCGGCGGTTGGAGACAGATGAAAGAAAAGCCTACGCAAGGATAA
- a CDS encoding MotA/TolQ/ExbB proton channel family protein: MVHLFLRGGPVMWPILVASLAALTVIIERIAFLIREKRSRYPETVGKIFSEVEKGKIEEAIQAGEGCGDFVAVTLVYGLRHRHKAFSNALLQAANKELKRFNRGLPVLDTIITLAPLLGLFGTVIGMIQAFGLLGGRELEAPAVITGGIAEALIATAYGLLTAIVALIPFNYLNARLEEARHEIEDATAHLELLLLKQDKNS; encoded by the coding sequence ATGGTTCATTTATTCTTAAGAGGGGGACCTGTCATGTGGCCTATCCTCGTTGCGTCTTTGGCGGCCTTAACCGTAATTATAGAGCGGATTGCATTTCTTATCCGAGAAAAAAGATCAAGGTACCCGGAAACGGTAGGAAAGATATTTTCTGAAGTTGAGAAAGGAAAAATTGAAGAAGCGATACAGGCAGGAGAAGGATGTGGTGATTTTGTCGCCGTTACCCTTGTTTACGGTCTTCGCCACCGTCACAAAGCCTTTTCAAATGCCCTTTTGCAGGCTGCAAATAAGGAACTGAAGCGCTTTAACCGGGGGCTTCCGGTGCTTGACACGATTATCACCCTTGCGCCGCTCCTGGGTCTTTTTGGTACGGTGATCGGTATGATACAAGCCTTTGGTCTTCTGGGAGGCAGAGAGCTTGAGGCGCCTGCGGTTATCACCGGCGGCATTGCCGAGGCCTTAATTGCCACCGCATACGGCCTTCTCACCGCCATTGTCGCGCTTATTCCGTTTAACTATCTCAATGCGCGCCTTGAAGAAGCCAGGCATGAAATTGAGGATGCCACTGCACATCTCGAACTTTTACTTTTAAAACAGGATAAAAACTCATGA
- a CDS encoding SEC-C domain-containing protein, with the protein MEFSSSWNSLQDALDQLRQVKKFSSRNTNQAVSFFENQLLELEKLYPYRVFCSVGITVERFECSICGRDIDTFDCHHTRGELYRGQMAYGIAHNVVETDHVAMVKHPADKRCVVVYDDNGEQFELIRFLSELITTNKLQPFDFGELQFSKKKAKNHEFQKKKRNSPCYCGSGKKFKKCCISKEYVNGDHVDIVAKLTNIEEIIG; encoded by the coding sequence ATGGAATTTTCTTCCTCCTGGAATTCCCTTCAGGACGCCCTCGATCAACTAAGGCAGGTAAAAAAGTTTTCGAGCCGAAATACAAACCAAGCCGTAAGTTTTTTTGAGAACCAGCTACTAGAATTGGAGAAATTATATCCGTACCGTGTTTTCTGTAGTGTTGGGATTACTGTGGAGAGGTTCGAGTGTAGCATCTGTGGAAGGGACATAGACACTTTCGATTGTCATCACACTAGGGGAGAGTTATATAGAGGCCAGATGGCGTATGGAATTGCTCATAATGTTGTCGAGACAGATCATGTGGCTATGGTTAAACATCCAGCAGATAAGCGCTGTGTAGTGGTATACGATGACAACGGGGAACAATTTGAGCTGATACGTTTTTTATCAGAATTAATTACAACAAACAAATTACAACCATTTGACTTTGGAGAATTGCAATTTAGTAAGAAGAAAGCAAAAAACCATGAGTTTCAAAAGAAGAAAAGAAACAGCCCATGTTATTGCGGAAGTGGAAAGAAATTTAAAAAATGTTGTATCTCTAAAGAATATGTTAACGGTGATCATGTGGACATAGTGGCGAAACTAACAAACATAGAGGAAATTATTGGCTAA
- a CDS encoding energy transducer TonB yields the protein MTRERFGYFKIKPGTYGIIKAFILALSIHGALFLVGGKYYGKPVQYSVQSDTGSIDVDLLTAVSQTDTESVQSVTPAMEKQQEVMKAVPQEKPEAPAQPNVATTQSSTPTAERQQVAVETLPKPETDTVMPDASTTERQQETVKITPREEQMARPHPNTDTAQSVASPKEKQHETVKTMPQSSLGTIRTKSRPGYFQNQPPEYPQLARQMRQEGLVILRVEIDSKGIPVQVEVEQSSGYQLLDRAALKAVRHWRFQPERIGDLPVKSVVAIPVRFRLEE from the coding sequence ATGACAAGAGAAAGATTCGGCTATTTCAAGATTAAACCCGGTACCTACGGCATAATTAAGGCATTTATCCTTGCATTATCCATTCATGGCGCCTTGTTTTTGGTTGGCGGAAAGTATTATGGTAAGCCTGTTCAGTACAGCGTTCAATCTGACACGGGGAGCATCGACGTTGATCTGTTGACTGCCGTGTCACAAACCGATACGGAGTCGGTTCAGTCCGTTACACCTGCAATGGAAAAACAGCAGGAAGTTATGAAAGCTGTGCCGCAGGAAAAACCGGAGGCTCCGGCGCAACCAAACGTGGCTACGACGCAATCATCTACACCCACAGCGGAAAGACAGCAGGTGGCGGTTGAGACACTGCCGAAACCGGAGACAGACACCGTTATGCCTGATGCGTCCACAACGGAAAGGCAACAGGAAACAGTTAAGATTACGCCGCGGGAAGAGCAGATGGCACGGCCTCACCCAAATACGGATACTGCTCAATCCGTTGCTTCACCAAAAGAAAAGCAGCATGAAACAGTTAAAACCATGCCGCAGTCTTCTCTCGGGACGATCAGAACGAAAAGCAGACCGGGTTATTTCCAGAATCAACCGCCGGAATACCCCCAGCTTGCAAGACAAATGCGTCAGGAAGGACTCGTGATACTCAGGGTAGAGATAGACTCAAAAGGTATACCGGTTCAGGTTGAAGTTGAACAGAGCAGTGGCTACCAACTCCTTGATAGGGCGGCCTTAAAGGCAGTGAGGCATTGGAGATTTCAACCTGAACGAATAGGAGACCTACCTGTTAAATCCGTGGTGGCAATCCCTGTTAGATTTCGCCTGGAAGAATAA
- a CDS encoding efflux RND transporter permease subunit produces MSSKFIHRPILSIVLSLIITLLGALALAKLPMEQFPSIAPPVVNVTIEFTGANAETVTKAVIVPLERAINGVPGMKYMSSISGNDGMGIVQVIFEVGTDPDIAAVNVQNRVGTVVDELPAEVIKNGVKIAKEERAMLMYLDIFSTDNTLEEKFLYNFADINILPELKRIDGVSYADILGAKEYAMRIWLKPDKMLNYNISTDDVLIALREQNVEAAPGTVGESSDKSAQALQYVIKYTGRYNTEEQYENIPVKSNADGGILRMKDIADVEFGTIYFDVESKLNGRPAASIILKQLPGSNASEVIGKVKKRIAEIKDTTFVEGMDYAISYDVSRFLDASVHKVLKTLVEAFLLVSLVVFIFLQDWRSTLIPAIAVPVSLIGTLFFMQLLGFSLNLITLFALVLAIGIVVDNAIVVVEAVHAKMEHSNIGAKKATEKAMREISGAIIAITLVMSAVFIPTSFMSGPVGVFYKQFSITIAIAIVLSGIVALTLTPALCALFLKNPHNKHKKKNFLHYFFHGFNRWYESLSAKYQRLLGLIINRKVVTFSILLLFCAGTGIFGKLLPSGFIPNEDQGTFYASITTPPGSTLERTKEVVSEVQKVCEEIGAIESVSSLAGTNILSDGTGATYGTCLINLKDWHDRKESVNEIIELVAEKTRHIKDAKIEFFPPPAVPGYGNASGFELRLLDRTGSGDVKKMETVVNQFITDLKDRPEISRAFTIFDASYPQYMVHIDNDKAAQKGVTVNDAMSTLQTLLGSEYATNFIRFGQMYKVMVQALPEYRAKPEDILKLYAKNNENKMVPLSAFMTMERIYGMDQITRYNMYQSAELNGEAAQGYSSGSAIAAIQEVAKEKLPKGYSIDWAGITRDEILSGNEAIYIFLICLVFVYLLLSAQYESFLLPMPVILSLPTGIFGAFLLLMVMGLENNVYAQVAMIMLIGLLGKNAILIVEFATLKHREGRTPVQAAIEGATVRLRPILMTSFAFIAGLIPLMLATGAGAVGNRTIGAAAAGGMLFGTIFGVIIIPGLYVVFATLAEVFARKGVKEAIAFTETV; encoded by the coding sequence ATGAGTTCAAAATTTATCCATAGGCCAATTTTATCCATAGTGCTGTCTTTAATAATCACCCTATTGGGGGCGTTGGCTTTAGCCAAATTGCCAATGGAACAATTCCCCAGTATAGCTCCGCCCGTGGTAAACGTTACCATCGAGTTTACCGGCGCCAACGCGGAAACCGTTACAAAAGCCGTCATTGTGCCTCTGGAACGCGCTATCAATGGCGTTCCGGGAATGAAATATATGTCGTCTATTTCGGGAAATGATGGCATGGGTATTGTGCAAGTCATTTTTGAGGTAGGCACCGACCCTGACATTGCTGCGGTAAATGTTCAAAACAGAGTGGGCACCGTAGTGGACGAGCTTCCTGCGGAAGTAATAAAAAACGGAGTAAAAATTGCCAAGGAAGAGCGCGCTATGCTGATGTATTTAGACATCTTCAGCACCGATAACACACTAGAAGAAAAATTCCTCTACAATTTTGCGGATATCAACATACTGCCAGAATTAAAAAGAATTGATGGAGTTAGTTATGCAGATATATTGGGCGCTAAGGAATACGCAATGCGTATCTGGCTAAAACCCGACAAAATGCTTAACTATAATATTTCTACTGATGACGTGCTGATTGCGCTACGGGAACAAAACGTAGAAGCAGCGCCGGGTACCGTAGGGGAAAGTTCAGATAAATCAGCCCAGGCATTGCAATACGTAATAAAGTACACGGGGAGGTATAACACCGAAGAACAGTATGAAAATATTCCTGTAAAATCGAATGCTGACGGCGGGATACTTCGCATGAAAGATATTGCTGATGTGGAGTTTGGCACCATTTATTTTGATGTAGAGTCAAAACTGAACGGCAGGCCTGCTGCTTCAATTATCCTGAAGCAGTTGCCAGGCTCCAATGCCAGTGAAGTAATTGGTAAGGTAAAAAAGCGCATAGCTGAGATTAAAGACACTACCTTCGTTGAGGGTATGGATTATGCAATTAGTTATGACGTGTCGCGTTTTTTAGACGCCTCCGTTCATAAGGTGTTAAAAACGTTAGTTGAGGCGTTTTTGCTGGTATCATTGGTGGTATTTATTTTTCTGCAGGATTGGCGTTCAACACTCATTCCCGCGATTGCCGTACCTGTTTCACTGATTGGCACACTCTTTTTCATGCAGTTATTGGGATTCTCTTTGAATCTTATTACCCTTTTTGCGTTAGTGCTTGCCATAGGCATTGTCGTGGATAATGCCATCGTGGTGGTAGAAGCGGTGCATGCAAAAATGGAACACTCAAATATCGGGGCAAAGAAGGCCACGGAAAAGGCGATGAGAGAAATCAGCGGCGCCATCATTGCAATTACCCTGGTAATGTCTGCAGTGTTTATTCCAACGTCTTTTATGTCAGGCCCTGTTGGCGTTTTTTATAAGCAGTTCTCTATTACCATCGCCATCGCTATTGTTCTCTCAGGCATCGTTGCGTTAACGCTTACCCCGGCGCTGTGCGCTTTATTTTTAAAAAACCCACACAACAAACACAAAAAGAAAAATTTCCTCCATTATTTTTTTCATGGTTTTAACAGATGGTATGAAAGTCTTTCGGCAAAGTATCAAAGGCTGCTAGGTCTTATTATCAACCGCAAGGTTGTTACCTTCTCAATATTGCTGTTATTTTGCGCCGGAACGGGTATTTTTGGAAAACTCCTGCCTTCAGGGTTTATCCCCAATGAAGACCAGGGGACATTTTATGCCAGCATCACTACCCCTCCCGGCTCGACGTTGGAAAGAACAAAAGAAGTAGTAAGTGAAGTGCAAAAAGTATGTGAGGAGATTGGAGCCATCGAGTCTGTTTCTTCCTTAGCGGGGACAAATATCTTGTCTGATGGAACGGGAGCGACTTACGGTACGTGCTTAATCAACTTAAAAGACTGGCATGACAGAAAGGAATCTGTTAACGAAATCATTGAATTAGTTGCCGAAAAAACGAGACACATTAAAGACGCAAAAATTGAATTCTTCCCTCCGCCGGCCGTGCCCGGCTATGGAAATGCCAGCGGTTTTGAATTAAGGTTGCTGGATAGAACCGGCAGCGGAGATGTTAAAAAGATGGAAACGGTAGTCAACCAGTTTATCACGGACTTAAAAGACCGGCCTGAAATATCAAGGGCATTCACCATTTTTGATGCTAGCTATCCGCAATACATGGTTCATATTGATAATGATAAGGCCGCTCAAAAAGGGGTGACCGTTAATGATGCGATGAGTACCTTGCAAACCTTATTGGGAAGCGAATACGCCACGAATTTCATTCGCTTTGGCCAAATGTACAAAGTAATGGTGCAGGCGCTGCCTGAATACCGGGCAAAGCCTGAAGATATCCTCAAATTATATGCAAAAAACAATGAAAATAAAATGGTGCCTCTATCCGCCTTTATGACGATGGAGCGCATCTATGGCATGGATCAGATTACCCGTTACAATATGTATCAATCTGCAGAGCTGAACGGAGAGGCTGCCCAAGGCTATAGCAGCGGAAGCGCTATCGCAGCCATTCAGGAAGTAGCCAAAGAAAAATTACCGAAAGGTTACAGCATAGATTGGGCTGGTATAACCCGCGATGAAATACTATCCGGCAATGAAGCCATCTATATTTTTCTTATTTGTCTGGTATTTGTGTATCTGTTGTTATCTGCACAGTATGAGAGTTTTCTCCTGCCCATGCCCGTTATCCTCTCTTTGCCGACCGGGATATTCGGGGCATTTTTACTCTTGATGGTCATGGGTTTGGAAAACAATGTTTATGCCCAGGTAGCTATGATTATGCTTATCGGATTGCTCGGTAAAAATGCCATTCTGATTGTTGAATTTGCCACATTAAAACACCGGGAAGGGCGAACGCCTGTACAAGCAGCCATTGAAGGAGCCACCGTGAGGTTGCGCCCAATCCTCATGACCTCTTTTGCCTTTATCGCCGGATTGATTCCCTTGATGCTTGCAACCGGTGCAGGCGCTGTGGGTAATAGAACCATAGGTGCCGCTGCGGCGGGAGGCATGCTGTTCGGAACAATATTCGGAGTAATTATTATTCCCGGGCTGTATGTCGTCTTTGCAACCCTTGCAGAAGTGTTTGCGCGGAAAGGCGTCAAGGAAGCAATAGCATTTACAGAAACCGTTTAA